From Pan troglodytes isolate AG18354 chromosome 11, NHGRI_mPanTro3-v2.0_pri, whole genome shotgun sequence, the proteins below share one genomic window:
- the GBA2 gene encoding non-lysosomal glucosylceramidase isoform X3, translating to MGTQDPGNMGTGVPASEQISCAKEDPQVYCPEETGGTKDVQVTDCKSPEDSRPQKETDCCNPEDSGQLMVSYEGKAMGYQVPPFGWRICLAHEFTEKRKPFQANNVSLSNMIKHIGMGLRYLQWWYRKTQVEKKTPFIDMINSVPLRQIYGCPLGGIGGGTITRGWRGQFCRWQLNPGMYQHRTVIADQPICSLKFTVCLRREGQTVYQQVLSLERPSVLRSWNWGLCGYFAFYHALYPRAWTVYQLPGQNVTLTCRQITPILPHDYQDSSLPVGVFVWDVENEGDEALDVSIMFSMRNGLGGGDDAPGGLWNEPFCLERSGETVRGLLLHHPTLPNPYTMAVAARVTAATTVTHITAFDPDSTGQQVWQDLLQDGQLDSPTGQSTPTHKGVGIAGAVCVSSKLRPRGQCRLEFSLAWDMPRIMFGAKGQVHYRRYTRFFGQDGDAAPALSHYALCRYTEWEERISAWQSPVLDDRSLPAWYKSALFNELYFLADGGTVWLEVLEDSLPEELGRNMCHLRPTLRDYGRFGYLEGQEYRMYNTYDVHFYASFALIMLWPKLELSLQYDMALATLREDLTRRRYLMSGVMAPVKRRNVIPHDIGDPDDEPWLRVNAYLIHDTADWKDLNLKFVLQVYRDYYLTGDQNFLKDMWPVCLAVMESEMKFDKDHDGLIENGGYADQTYDGWVTTGPSAYCGGLWLAAVAVMVQMAALCGAQDIQDKFSSILSRGQEAYERLLWNGRYYNYDSSSRPQSRSVMSDQCAGQWFLKACGLGEGDTEVFPTQHVVRALQTIFELNVQAFAGGAMGAVNGMQPHGVPDKSSVQSDEVWVGVVYGLAATMIQEGLTWEGFQTAEGCYRTVWERLGLAFQTPEAYCQQRVFRSLAYMRPLSIWAMQLALQQQQHKKASWPKVEQGTGLRTGPMFGPKEAMANLSPE from the exons ATGGGGACCCAGGATCCAGGGAACATGGGAACCGGCGTCCCAGCCTCGGAGCAGATAAGCTGTGCCAAAGAGGATCCACAAGTTTATTGCCCTGAAGAGACTGGCGGCACCAAGGATGTGCAGGTTACAGACTGTAAGAGTCCCGAAGACAGCCGACCCCAAAAAGAGACGGACTGCTGCAATCCGGAGGACTCTGGGCAGCTGATGGTTTCCTATGAGGGTAAAGCTATGGGCTACCAGGTGCCTCCCTTTGGCTGGCGCATCTGTCTGGCTCATGAGTTTACAGAGAAGAGGAAACCCTTTCAAGCTAACAACGTCTCCCTAAGCAACATGATAAAGCATATAGGCATGGGCTTGAG GTACCTGCAGTGGTGGTACCGGAAAACCCAGGTGGAAAAGAAGACACCTTTCATCGACATGATCAATTCTGTACCCCTAAGACAGATTTATG GTTGTCCCTTGGGTGGCATCGGGGGAGGCACTATTACCCGTGGCTGGAGAGGCCAGTTCTGTCGTTGGCAGCTTAACCCTGGAATGTATCAGCACCGGACAGTCATCGCTGACCAA CCTATCTGCTCTCTTAAGTTCACAGTGTGCCTGCGTCGGGAAGGGCAGACTGTGTACCAGCAAGTCCTGTCCCTGGAGCGCCCAAGTGTCCTCCGCAGCTGGAACTGGGGCCTGTGTGGGTACTTTGCTTTCTACCATGCCCTCTATCCCCGAGCCTGGACTGTCTATCAGCTTCCTGGCCAGAATGTCACCCTCACCTGCCGTCAGATCACACCCATCTTGCCCCATGACTACCAG GACAGCAGCCTGCCTGTAGGAGTCTTTGTGTGGGATGTGGAAAATGAAGGGGACGAAGCTCTAGATGTGTCCATCATGTTCTCCATGCGGAATGGACTGGGTGGTGGAGACGATGCCCCAGGGGGTTTGTGGAATGAGCCCTTCTGTCTGGAGCGTAGCGGGGAAACTGTCCGGGGGCTGCTCCTGCATCATCCAACCCTTCCAAACCCCTACACGATGGCTGTGGCTGCACGAGTCACG GCAGCTACCACGGTAACCCACATCACAGCCTTTGACCCTGACAGCACGGGGCAGCAGGTGTGGCAGGATCTACTTCAGGATGGACAGCTGGACTCTCCCACTG gccaAAGCACCCCTACGCATAAAGGAGTAGGCATTGCTGGAGCTGTGTGTGTTTCCAGCAAGTTGCGACCTCGAGGCCAGTGCCGCCTGGAGTTTTCACTGGCTTGGGACATGCCCAGGATCATGTTTGGAGCTAAAGGCCAAGTCCACTACAG GCGGTATACAAGGTTCTTTGGCCAGGATGGAGATGCAGCACCTGCCCTCAGCCACTATGCACTGTGCCGATACACAGAGTGGGAAGAGAGGATCTCAGCTTGGCAGAGCCCGGTATTGGATGACAG ATCACTGCCTGCCTGGTACAAATCTGCGCTGTTCAATGAACTATACTTCCTGGCTGATGGAGGCACAGTGTGGCTGGAAGTTCTTGAGGACTCCCTACCAGAGGAGCTGGGCAGAAACATGTGTCACCTCCGCCCCACCCTACGGGACTACGGTCGATTTGGCTACCTTGAGG GCCAGGAGTACCGCATGTACAACACATATGATGTCCACTTTTATGCTTCCTTTGCCCTCATCATGCTCTGGCCCAAACTTGAGCTCAGCCTACAGTATGACATGG CTCTGGCCACTCTCAGGGAGGACCTGACACGGCGACGGTACCTGATGAGTGGGGTGATGGCACCTGTGAAAAGGAGGAATGTCATCCCCCATGATATTGGGGACCCAG ATGATGAACCATGGCTCCGCGTCAATGCATATTTAATCCACGATACTGCTGATTGGAAGGACCTGAACCTGAAGTTTGTGCTGCAGGTTTATCGGGACTATTACCTCACGGGTGATCAAAACTTCCTGAAGGACATGTGGCCTGTGTGTCTA GCTGTGATGGAATCTGAAATGAAGTTTGACAAGGACCATGATGGACTCATTGAAAATGGAGGCTATGCAGACCAGACCTATGATGGATGGGTGACCACAGGCCCCAG TGCTTACTGTGGAGGGCTGTGGCTGGCAGCTGTGGCTGTGATGGTCCAGATGGCTGCTCTGTGTGGGGCACAGGACATCCAGGATAAGTTTTCTTCCATCCTCAGCCGGGGCCAAGAAGCCTATGAGAGACTGCTGTGGAATG GCCGCTATTACAACTATGACAGCAGCTCTCGGCCTCAGTCTCGTAGTGTTATGTCTGACCAGTGTGCTGGACAGTGGTTCCTGAAGGCCTGTGGCCTAGGAGAAGGAGACACTgag GTGTTTCCTACCCAACATGTGGTCCGTGCTCTCCAAACTATCTTTGAGCTGAACGTCCAGGCCTTTGCAGGAGGGGCCATGGGGGCTGTGAATGGGATGCAGCCCCATGGTGTCCCTGATAAATCCAGTGTGCAGTCTGATGAAGTCTGGGTGGGTGTGGTCTACGGGCTGGCAGCTACCATGATCCAAGAG GGCCTGACTTGGGAGGGCTTCCAGACAGCTGAAGGCTGCTACCGTACCGTGTGGGAGCGCCTGGGTCTGGCCTTCCAGACCCCAGAGGCATACTGCCAGCAGCGAGTGTTCCGCTCACTGGCCTACATGCGGCCACTGAGCATATGGGCCATGCAGCTAGCCCTGCAACAGCAGCAGCACAAAAAGGCCTCCTGGCCAAAAGTCGAACAGGGCACAGGACTAAGGACAGGGCCTATGTTTGGACCAAAGGAAGCCATGGCAAACCTGAGCCCAGAGTGA
- the GBA2 gene encoding non-lysosomal glucosylceramidase isoform X6 — MGTQDPGNMGTGVPASEQISCAKEDPQVYCPEETGGTKDVQVTDCKSPEDSRPQKETDCCNPEDSGQLMVSYEGKAMGYQVPPFGWRICLAHEFTEKRKPFQANNVSLSNMIKHIGMGLRYLQWWYRKTQVEKKTPFIDMINSVPLRQIYGCPLGGIGGGTITRGWRGQFCRWQLNPGMYQHRTVIADQPICSLKFTVCLRREGQTVYQQVLSLERPSVLRSWNWGLCGYFAFYHALYPRAWTVYQLPGQNVTLTCRQITPILPHDYQDSSLPVGVFVWDVENEGDEALDVSIMFSMRNGLGGGDDAPGGLWNEPFCLERSGETVRGLLLHHPTLPNPYTMAVAARVTAATTVTHITAFDPDSTGQQVWQDLLQDGQLDSPTGQSTPTHKGVGIAGAVCVSSKLRPRGQCRLEFSLAWDMPRIMFGAKGQVHYRRYTRFFGQDGDAAPALSHYALCRYTEWEERISAWQSPVLDDRSLPAWYKSALFNELYFLADGGTVWLEVLEDSLPEELGRNMCHLRPTLRDYGRFGYLEGQEYRMYNTYDVHFYASFALIMLWPKLELSLQYDMALATLREDLTRRRYLMSGVMAPVKRRNVIPHDIGDPDDEPWLRVNAYLIHDTADWKDLNLKFVLQAVMESEMKFDKDHDGLIENGGYADQTYDGWVTTGPSAYCGGLWLAAVAVMVQMAALCGAQDIQDKFSSILSRGQEAYERLLWNGRYYNYDSSSRPQSRSVMSDQCAGQWFLKACGLGEGDTEVFPTQHVVRALQTIFELNVQAFAGGAMGAVNGMQPHGVPDKSSVQSDEVWVGVVYGLAATMIQEGLTWEGFQTAEGCYRTVWERLGLAFQTPEAYCQQRVFRSLAYMRPLSIWAMQLALQQQQHKKASWPKVEQGTGLRTGPMFGPKEAMANLSPE; from the exons ATGGGGACCCAGGATCCAGGGAACATGGGAACCGGCGTCCCAGCCTCGGAGCAGATAAGCTGTGCCAAAGAGGATCCACAAGTTTATTGCCCTGAAGAGACTGGCGGCACCAAGGATGTGCAGGTTACAGACTGTAAGAGTCCCGAAGACAGCCGACCCCAAAAAGAGACGGACTGCTGCAATCCGGAGGACTCTGGGCAGCTGATGGTTTCCTATGAGGGTAAAGCTATGGGCTACCAGGTGCCTCCCTTTGGCTGGCGCATCTGTCTGGCTCATGAGTTTACAGAGAAGAGGAAACCCTTTCAAGCTAACAACGTCTCCCTAAGCAACATGATAAAGCATATAGGCATGGGCTTGAG GTACCTGCAGTGGTGGTACCGGAAAACCCAGGTGGAAAAGAAGACACCTTTCATCGACATGATCAATTCTGTACCCCTAAGACAGATTTATG GTTGTCCCTTGGGTGGCATCGGGGGAGGCACTATTACCCGTGGCTGGAGAGGCCAGTTCTGTCGTTGGCAGCTTAACCCTGGAATGTATCAGCACCGGACAGTCATCGCTGACCAA CCTATCTGCTCTCTTAAGTTCACAGTGTGCCTGCGTCGGGAAGGGCAGACTGTGTACCAGCAAGTCCTGTCCCTGGAGCGCCCAAGTGTCCTCCGCAGCTGGAACTGGGGCCTGTGTGGGTACTTTGCTTTCTACCATGCCCTCTATCCCCGAGCCTGGACTGTCTATCAGCTTCCTGGCCAGAATGTCACCCTCACCTGCCGTCAGATCACACCCATCTTGCCCCATGACTACCAG GACAGCAGCCTGCCTGTAGGAGTCTTTGTGTGGGATGTGGAAAATGAAGGGGACGAAGCTCTAGATGTGTCCATCATGTTCTCCATGCGGAATGGACTGGGTGGTGGAGACGATGCCCCAGGGGGTTTGTGGAATGAGCCCTTCTGTCTGGAGCGTAGCGGGGAAACTGTCCGGGGGCTGCTCCTGCATCATCCAACCCTTCCAAACCCCTACACGATGGCTGTGGCTGCACGAGTCACG GCAGCTACCACGGTAACCCACATCACAGCCTTTGACCCTGACAGCACGGGGCAGCAGGTGTGGCAGGATCTACTTCAGGATGGACAGCTGGACTCTCCCACTG gccaAAGCACCCCTACGCATAAAGGAGTAGGCATTGCTGGAGCTGTGTGTGTTTCCAGCAAGTTGCGACCTCGAGGCCAGTGCCGCCTGGAGTTTTCACTGGCTTGGGACATGCCCAGGATCATGTTTGGAGCTAAAGGCCAAGTCCACTACAG GCGGTATACAAGGTTCTTTGGCCAGGATGGAGATGCAGCACCTGCCCTCAGCCACTATGCACTGTGCCGATACACAGAGTGGGAAGAGAGGATCTCAGCTTGGCAGAGCCCGGTATTGGATGACAG ATCACTGCCTGCCTGGTACAAATCTGCGCTGTTCAATGAACTATACTTCCTGGCTGATGGAGGCACAGTGTGGCTGGAAGTTCTTGAGGACTCCCTACCAGAGGAGCTGGGCAGAAACATGTGTCACCTCCGCCCCACCCTACGGGACTACGGTCGATTTGGCTACCTTGAGG GCCAGGAGTACCGCATGTACAACACATATGATGTCCACTTTTATGCTTCCTTTGCCCTCATCATGCTCTGGCCCAAACTTGAGCTCAGCCTACAGTATGACATGG CTCTGGCCACTCTCAGGGAGGACCTGACACGGCGACGGTACCTGATGAGTGGGGTGATGGCACCTGTGAAAAGGAGGAATGTCATCCCCCATGATATTGGGGACCCAG ATGATGAACCATGGCTCCGCGTCAATGCATATTTAATCCACGATACTGCTGATTGGAAGGACCTGAACCTGAAGTTTGTGCTGCAG GCTGTGATGGAATCTGAAATGAAGTTTGACAAGGACCATGATGGACTCATTGAAAATGGAGGCTATGCAGACCAGACCTATGATGGATGGGTGACCACAGGCCCCAG TGCTTACTGTGGAGGGCTGTGGCTGGCAGCTGTGGCTGTGATGGTCCAGATGGCTGCTCTGTGTGGGGCACAGGACATCCAGGATAAGTTTTCTTCCATCCTCAGCCGGGGCCAAGAAGCCTATGAGAGACTGCTGTGGAATG GCCGCTATTACAACTATGACAGCAGCTCTCGGCCTCAGTCTCGTAGTGTTATGTCTGACCAGTGTGCTGGACAGTGGTTCCTGAAGGCCTGTGGCCTAGGAGAAGGAGACACTgag GTGTTTCCTACCCAACATGTGGTCCGTGCTCTCCAAACTATCTTTGAGCTGAACGTCCAGGCCTTTGCAGGAGGGGCCATGGGGGCTGTGAATGGGATGCAGCCCCATGGTGTCCCTGATAAATCCAGTGTGCAGTCTGATGAAGTCTGGGTGGGTGTGGTCTACGGGCTGGCAGCTACCATGATCCAAGAG GGCCTGACTTGGGAGGGCTTCCAGACAGCTGAAGGCTGCTACCGTACCGTGTGGGAGCGCCTGGGTCTGGCCTTCCAGACCCCAGAGGCATACTGCCAGCAGCGAGTGTTCCGCTCACTGGCCTACATGCGGCCACTGAGCATATGGGCCATGCAGCTAGCCCTGCAACAGCAGCAGCACAAAAAGGCCTCCTGGCCAAAAGTCGAACAGGGCACAGGACTAAGGACAGGGCCTATGTTTGGACCAAAGGAAGCCATGGCAAACCTGAGCCCAGAGTGA
- the GBA2 gene encoding non-lysosomal glucosylceramidase isoform X9, which translates to MGTQDPGNMGTGVPASEQISCAKEDPQVYCPEETGGTKDVQVTDCKSPEDSRPQKETDCCNPEDSGQLMVSYEGKAMGYQVPPFGWRICLAHEFTEKRKPFQANNVSLSNMIKHIGMGLRYLQWWYRKTQVEKKTPFIDMINSVPLRQIYGCPLGGIGGGTITRGWRGQFCRWQLNPGMYQHRTVIADQDSSLPVGVFVWDVENEGDEALDVSIMFSMRNGLGGGDDAPGGLWNEPFCLERSGETVRGLLLHHPTLPNPYTMAVAARVTAATTVTHITAFDPDSTGQQVWQDLLQDGQLDSPTGQSTPTHKGVGIAGAVCVSSKLRPRGQCRLEFSLAWDMPRIMFGAKGQVHYRRYTRFFGQDGDAAPALSHYALCRYTEWEERISAWQSPVLDDRSLPAWYKSALFNELYFLADGGTVWLEVLEDSLPEELGRNMCHLRPTLRDYGRFGYLEGQEYRMYNTYDVHFYASFALIMLWPKLELSLQYDMALATLREDLTRRRYLMSGVMAPVKRRNVIPHDIGDPDDEPWLRVNAYLIHDTADWKDLNLKFVLQVYRDYYLTGDQNFLKDMWPVCLAVMESEMKFDKDHDGLIENGGYADQTYDGWVTTGPSAYCGGLWLAAVAVMVQMAALCGAQDIQDKFSSILSRGQEAYERLLWNGRYYNYDSSSRPQSRSVMSDQCAGQWFLKACGLGEGDTEVFPTQHVVRALQTIFELNVQAFAGGAMGAVNGMQPHGVPDKSSVQSDEVWVGVVYGLAATMIQEGLTWEGFQTAEGCYRTVWERLGLAFQTPEAYCQQRVFRSLAYMRPLSIWAMQLALQQQQHKKASWPKVEQGTGLRTGPMFGPKEAMANLSPE; encoded by the exons ATGGGGACCCAGGATCCAGGGAACATGGGAACCGGCGTCCCAGCCTCGGAGCAGATAAGCTGTGCCAAAGAGGATCCACAAGTTTATTGCCCTGAAGAGACTGGCGGCACCAAGGATGTGCAGGTTACAGACTGTAAGAGTCCCGAAGACAGCCGACCCCAAAAAGAGACGGACTGCTGCAATCCGGAGGACTCTGGGCAGCTGATGGTTTCCTATGAGGGTAAAGCTATGGGCTACCAGGTGCCTCCCTTTGGCTGGCGCATCTGTCTGGCTCATGAGTTTACAGAGAAGAGGAAACCCTTTCAAGCTAACAACGTCTCCCTAAGCAACATGATAAAGCATATAGGCATGGGCTTGAG GTACCTGCAGTGGTGGTACCGGAAAACCCAGGTGGAAAAGAAGACACCTTTCATCGACATGATCAATTCTGTACCCCTAAGACAGATTTATG GTTGTCCCTTGGGTGGCATCGGGGGAGGCACTATTACCCGTGGCTGGAGAGGCCAGTTCTGTCGTTGGCAGCTTAACCCTGGAATGTATCAGCACCGGACAGTCATCGCTGACCAA GACAGCAGCCTGCCTGTAGGAGTCTTTGTGTGGGATGTGGAAAATGAAGGGGACGAAGCTCTAGATGTGTCCATCATGTTCTCCATGCGGAATGGACTGGGTGGTGGAGACGATGCCCCAGGGGGTTTGTGGAATGAGCCCTTCTGTCTGGAGCGTAGCGGGGAAACTGTCCGGGGGCTGCTCCTGCATCATCCAACCCTTCCAAACCCCTACACGATGGCTGTGGCTGCACGAGTCACG GCAGCTACCACGGTAACCCACATCACAGCCTTTGACCCTGACAGCACGGGGCAGCAGGTGTGGCAGGATCTACTTCAGGATGGACAGCTGGACTCTCCCACTG gccaAAGCACCCCTACGCATAAAGGAGTAGGCATTGCTGGAGCTGTGTGTGTTTCCAGCAAGTTGCGACCTCGAGGCCAGTGCCGCCTGGAGTTTTCACTGGCTTGGGACATGCCCAGGATCATGTTTGGAGCTAAAGGCCAAGTCCACTACAG GCGGTATACAAGGTTCTTTGGCCAGGATGGAGATGCAGCACCTGCCCTCAGCCACTATGCACTGTGCCGATACACAGAGTGGGAAGAGAGGATCTCAGCTTGGCAGAGCCCGGTATTGGATGACAG ATCACTGCCTGCCTGGTACAAATCTGCGCTGTTCAATGAACTATACTTCCTGGCTGATGGAGGCACAGTGTGGCTGGAAGTTCTTGAGGACTCCCTACCAGAGGAGCTGGGCAGAAACATGTGTCACCTCCGCCCCACCCTACGGGACTACGGTCGATTTGGCTACCTTGAGG GCCAGGAGTACCGCATGTACAACACATATGATGTCCACTTTTATGCTTCCTTTGCCCTCATCATGCTCTGGCCCAAACTTGAGCTCAGCCTACAGTATGACATGG CTCTGGCCACTCTCAGGGAGGACCTGACACGGCGACGGTACCTGATGAGTGGGGTGATGGCACCTGTGAAAAGGAGGAATGTCATCCCCCATGATATTGGGGACCCAG ATGATGAACCATGGCTCCGCGTCAATGCATATTTAATCCACGATACTGCTGATTGGAAGGACCTGAACCTGAAGTTTGTGCTGCAGGTTTATCGGGACTATTACCTCACGGGTGATCAAAACTTCCTGAAGGACATGTGGCCTGTGTGTCTA GCTGTGATGGAATCTGAAATGAAGTTTGACAAGGACCATGATGGACTCATTGAAAATGGAGGCTATGCAGACCAGACCTATGATGGATGGGTGACCACAGGCCCCAG TGCTTACTGTGGAGGGCTGTGGCTGGCAGCTGTGGCTGTGATGGTCCAGATGGCTGCTCTGTGTGGGGCACAGGACATCCAGGATAAGTTTTCTTCCATCCTCAGCCGGGGCCAAGAAGCCTATGAGAGACTGCTGTGGAATG GCCGCTATTACAACTATGACAGCAGCTCTCGGCCTCAGTCTCGTAGTGTTATGTCTGACCAGTGTGCTGGACAGTGGTTCCTGAAGGCCTGTGGCCTAGGAGAAGGAGACACTgag GTGTTTCCTACCCAACATGTGGTCCGTGCTCTCCAAACTATCTTTGAGCTGAACGTCCAGGCCTTTGCAGGAGGGGCCATGGGGGCTGTGAATGGGATGCAGCCCCATGGTGTCCCTGATAAATCCAGTGTGCAGTCTGATGAAGTCTGGGTGGGTGTGGTCTACGGGCTGGCAGCTACCATGATCCAAGAG GGCCTGACTTGGGAGGGCTTCCAGACAGCTGAAGGCTGCTACCGTACCGTGTGGGAGCGCCTGGGTCTGGCCTTCCAGACCCCAGAGGCATACTGCCAGCAGCGAGTGTTCCGCTCACTGGCCTACATGCGGCCACTGAGCATATGGGCCATGCAGCTAGCCCTGCAACAGCAGCAGCACAAAAAGGCCTCCTGGCCAAAAGTCGAACAGGGCACAGGACTAAGGACAGGGCCTATGTTTGGACCAAAGGAAGCCATGGCAAACCTGAGCCCAGAGTGA
- the GBA2 gene encoding non-lysosomal glucosylceramidase isoform X7 — protein sequence MGTQDPGNMGTGVPASEQISCAKEDPQVYCPEETGGTKDVQVTDCKSPEDSRPQKETDCCNPEDSGQLMVSYEGKAMGYQVPPFGWRICLAHEFTEKRKPFQANNVSLSNMIKHIGMGLRYLQWWYRKTQVEKKTPFIDMINSVPLRQIYGCPLGGIGGGTITRGWRGQFCRWQLNPGMYQHRTVIADQFTVCLRREGQTVYQQVLSLERPSVLRSWNWGLCGYFAFYHALYPRAWTVYQLPGQNVTLTCRQITPILPHDYQDSSLPVGVFVWDVENEGDEALDVSIMFSMRNGLGGGDDAPGGLWNEPFCLERSGETVRGLLLHHPTLPNPYTMAVAARVTAATTVTHITAFDPDSTGQQVWQDLLQDGQLDSPTGQSTPTHKGVGIAGAVCVSSKLRPRGQCRLEFSLAWDMPRIMFGAKGQVHYRRYTRFFGQDGDAAPALSHYALCRYTEWEERISAWQSPVLDDRSLPAWYKSALFNELYFLADGGTVWLEVLEDSLPEELGRNMCHLRPTLRDYGRFGYLEGQEYRMYNTYDVHFYASFALIMLWPKLELSLQYDMALATLREDLTRRRYLMSGVMAPVKRRNVIPHDIGDPDDEPWLRVNAYLIHDTADWKDLNLKFVLQAVMESEMKFDKDHDGLIENGGYADQTYDGWVTTGPSAYCGGLWLAAVAVMVQMAALCGAQDIQDKFSSILSRGQEAYERLLWNGRYYNYDSSSRPQSRSVMSDQCAGQWFLKACGLGEGDTEVFPTQHVVRALQTIFELNVQAFAGGAMGAVNGMQPHGVPDKSSVQSDEVWVGVVYGLAATMIQEGLTWEGFQTAEGCYRTVWERLGLAFQTPEAYCQQRVFRSLAYMRPLSIWAMQLALQQQQHKKASWPKVEQGTGLRTGPMFGPKEAMANLSPE from the exons ATGGGGACCCAGGATCCAGGGAACATGGGAACCGGCGTCCCAGCCTCGGAGCAGATAAGCTGTGCCAAAGAGGATCCACAAGTTTATTGCCCTGAAGAGACTGGCGGCACCAAGGATGTGCAGGTTACAGACTGTAAGAGTCCCGAAGACAGCCGACCCCAAAAAGAGACGGACTGCTGCAATCCGGAGGACTCTGGGCAGCTGATGGTTTCCTATGAGGGTAAAGCTATGGGCTACCAGGTGCCTCCCTTTGGCTGGCGCATCTGTCTGGCTCATGAGTTTACAGAGAAGAGGAAACCCTTTCAAGCTAACAACGTCTCCCTAAGCAACATGATAAAGCATATAGGCATGGGCTTGAG GTACCTGCAGTGGTGGTACCGGAAAACCCAGGTGGAAAAGAAGACACCTTTCATCGACATGATCAATTCTGTACCCCTAAGACAGATTTATG GTTGTCCCTTGGGTGGCATCGGGGGAGGCACTATTACCCGTGGCTGGAGAGGCCAGTTCTGTCGTTGGCAGCTTAACCCTGGAATGTATCAGCACCGGACAGTCATCGCTGACCAA TTCACAGTGTGCCTGCGTCGGGAAGGGCAGACTGTGTACCAGCAAGTCCTGTCCCTGGAGCGCCCAAGTGTCCTCCGCAGCTGGAACTGGGGCCTGTGTGGGTACTTTGCTTTCTACCATGCCCTCTATCCCCGAGCCTGGACTGTCTATCAGCTTCCTGGCCAGAATGTCACCCTCACCTGCCGTCAGATCACACCCATCTTGCCCCATGACTACCAG GACAGCAGCCTGCCTGTAGGAGTCTTTGTGTGGGATGTGGAAAATGAAGGGGACGAAGCTCTAGATGTGTCCATCATGTTCTCCATGCGGAATGGACTGGGTGGTGGAGACGATGCCCCAGGGGGTTTGTGGAATGAGCCCTTCTGTCTGGAGCGTAGCGGGGAAACTGTCCGGGGGCTGCTCCTGCATCATCCAACCCTTCCAAACCCCTACACGATGGCTGTGGCTGCACGAGTCACG GCAGCTACCACGGTAACCCACATCACAGCCTTTGACCCTGACAGCACGGGGCAGCAGGTGTGGCAGGATCTACTTCAGGATGGACAGCTGGACTCTCCCACTG gccaAAGCACCCCTACGCATAAAGGAGTAGGCATTGCTGGAGCTGTGTGTGTTTCCAGCAAGTTGCGACCTCGAGGCCAGTGCCGCCTGGAGTTTTCACTGGCTTGGGACATGCCCAGGATCATGTTTGGAGCTAAAGGCCAAGTCCACTACAG GCGGTATACAAGGTTCTTTGGCCAGGATGGAGATGCAGCACCTGCCCTCAGCCACTATGCACTGTGCCGATACACAGAGTGGGAAGAGAGGATCTCAGCTTGGCAGAGCCCGGTATTGGATGACAG ATCACTGCCTGCCTGGTACAAATCTGCGCTGTTCAATGAACTATACTTCCTGGCTGATGGAGGCACAGTGTGGCTGGAAGTTCTTGAGGACTCCCTACCAGAGGAGCTGGGCAGAAACATGTGTCACCTCCGCCCCACCCTACGGGACTACGGTCGATTTGGCTACCTTGAGG GCCAGGAGTACCGCATGTACAACACATATGATGTCCACTTTTATGCTTCCTTTGCCCTCATCATGCTCTGGCCCAAACTTGAGCTCAGCCTACAGTATGACATGG CTCTGGCCACTCTCAGGGAGGACCTGACACGGCGACGGTACCTGATGAGTGGGGTGATGGCACCTGTGAAAAGGAGGAATGTCATCCCCCATGATATTGGGGACCCAG ATGATGAACCATGGCTCCGCGTCAATGCATATTTAATCCACGATACTGCTGATTGGAAGGACCTGAACCTGAAGTTTGTGCTGCAG GCTGTGATGGAATCTGAAATGAAGTTTGACAAGGACCATGATGGACTCATTGAAAATGGAGGCTATGCAGACCAGACCTATGATGGATGGGTGACCACAGGCCCCAG TGCTTACTGTGGAGGGCTGTGGCTGGCAGCTGTGGCTGTGATGGTCCAGATGGCTGCTCTGTGTGGGGCACAGGACATCCAGGATAAGTTTTCTTCCATCCTCAGCCGGGGCCAAGAAGCCTATGAGAGACTGCTGTGGAATG GCCGCTATTACAACTATGACAGCAGCTCTCGGCCTCAGTCTCGTAGTGTTATGTCTGACCAGTGTGCTGGACAGTGGTTCCTGAAGGCCTGTGGCCTAGGAGAAGGAGACACTgag GTGTTTCCTACCCAACATGTGGTCCGTGCTCTCCAAACTATCTTTGAGCTGAACGTCCAGGCCTTTGCAGGAGGGGCCATGGGGGCTGTGAATGGGATGCAGCCCCATGGTGTCCCTGATAAATCCAGTGTGCAGTCTGATGAAGTCTGGGTGGGTGTGGTCTACGGGCTGGCAGCTACCATGATCCAAGAG GGCCTGACTTGGGAGGGCTTCCAGACAGCTGAAGGCTGCTACCGTACCGTGTGGGAGCGCCTGGGTCTGGCCTTCCAGACCCCAGAGGCATACTGCCAGCAGCGAGTGTTCCGCTCACTGGCCTACATGCGGCCACTGAGCATATGGGCCATGCAGCTAGCCCTGCAACAGCAGCAGCACAAAAAGGCCTCCTGGCCAAAAGTCGAACAGGGCACAGGACTAAGGACAGGGCCTATGTTTGGACCAAAGGAAGCCATGGCAAACCTGAGCCCAGAGTGA